The DNA sequence TGAGTTTAATCTGTTATCAAAATCCTATTTCCGTAGAGGTACATTAGCAGCAAGAATGAcgccaaaacaaaacacaatgACAACCAAGCAGGGTCAAGAAATGTATGGCATAGTGGAACAACCAATCTCCAAGTCCAGCAAAGAAGTACAGATAACACTGCGCCACGCTCAGTAGGCACACAGCATTAACTACTAGGCTCTGAATTAGTAGCGCCGTATCATTTCAGCAGTCTCGGAACCATTGAGATTGGAAAACTTCACTAGATAGGCAGATTCGCCTTGAGTAAACCAATGGAAATGACTTCATCCAATATTACCAACTGCAGCTCTACTCTTGTTTTAGTATCCAGTAACTGAACAGAGCCAACCACATGTTTAGGAGCCGTACAAGTTAGATtgtaaaaattcaaatttaaaaattctttgtCAGATGA is a window from the Drosophila bipectinata strain 14024-0381.07 unplaced genomic scaffold, DbipHiC1v2 scaffold_55, whole genome shotgun sequence genome containing:
- the LOC108126352 gene encoding uncharacterized protein isoform X4, with translation MDQSQRYISSKNDAKTKHNDNQAGSRNVWHSGTTNLQVQQRSTDNTAPRSQSRNH